The Myxococcaceae bacterium JPH2 genome has a window encoding:
- a CDS encoding MBL fold metallo-hydrolase produces the protein MGSSRSGRVQGARLERVQASRQFADGRFRNTAPAVPVVQGNPLPLVGEFFFGGAQRTPPGPLPVLDPRESWARPVETGFRVTWLGHSTLLLELDGARILTDPVWGERASPMSFVGPKRFHAAPVSLASLPPLDAVLVSHDHYDHLCRSTIHELAAMGVPFITALGVGAHLEAFGVAPERITELDWGEEATVGPVRFTATPAQHFSGRGVGRRNQTLWASWVLTTARRRVFFSGDTGLTPEFEEIGRKHGPFDLVMLEVGAFHPSWGSIHLGPENALKAHAMLGGGALLPVHWGTFDLALHAWDEPAETLVRLAEAQGARLLTPRLGEVIEPSRVEGLTPWWRDVRAP, from the coding sequence ATGGGTTCTTCTCGGAGTGGACGTGTGCAGGGTGCGCGACTGGAGCGGGTGCAGGCCTCCCGCCAGTTCGCCGACGGGCGGTTTCGCAACACGGCCCCCGCGGTCCCGGTGGTCCAGGGCAATCCGTTGCCGCTGGTGGGGGAGTTCTTCTTTGGCGGCGCGCAGCGCACGCCCCCGGGCCCGCTGCCGGTGTTGGACCCTCGCGAGTCGTGGGCGCGCCCGGTGGAGACGGGCTTCCGCGTGACGTGGCTGGGCCACAGCACGCTGCTCCTGGAGCTGGACGGGGCGCGGATCCTCACGGATCCGGTGTGGGGCGAGCGGGCCTCGCCCATGTCCTTCGTGGGGCCCAAGCGCTTCCACGCCGCGCCCGTGTCGCTCGCGTCGCTGCCGCCGCTGGACGCGGTGCTGGTGTCGCACGACCACTATGACCACCTGTGCCGCTCCACCATCCACGAGCTGGCGGCGATGGGCGTGCCGTTCATCACCGCGCTGGGCGTGGGCGCGCACCTGGAGGCGTTCGGTGTCGCGCCCGAGCGCATCACCGAGCTGGACTGGGGCGAGGAGGCCACGGTAGGGCCGGTGCGCTTCACCGCGACGCCCGCGCAGCACTTCTCCGGGCGCGGGGTGGGGAGGCGCAACCAGACCCTCTGGGCGTCGTGGGTGCTGACCACCGCGCGCCGCCGCGTCTTCTTCAGTGGGGACACCGGGCTGACCCCCGAGTTCGAGGAGATTGGCCGCAAGCACGGGCCCTTCGACCTGGTGATGCTGGAGGTCGGCGCGTTCCATCCGAGCTGGGGCTCCATCCACCTGGGCCCGGAGAACGCGCTGAAGGCCCACGCCATGCTGGGCGGCGGCGCGCTGCTGCCGGTGCACTGGGGCACGTTCGACCTCGCCTTGCACGCCTGGGATGAGCCGGCGGAGACGCTCGTCCGGCTGGCCGAGGCGCAAGGGGCGCGGCTGCTCACCCCCCGGCTGGGCGAGGTCATCGAGCCCAGCCGCGTCGAGGGGCTCACGCCCTGGTGGCGCGACGTGCGCGCGCCCTGA
- a CDS encoding Gfo/Idh/MocA family oxidoreductase, protein MSGTRTQGRIRVGVIGASSSGGWAMYAHLPALQALPQFELTAVSTTRKASAEETARRFGVPHAFEGAEALVTHPDVDLVVVSVKTPEHDRWVRAAIHAGKHVFCEWPLGASLAQTTALHALAEKAGVRHAIGLQRRLAPSVRYLKDLLAEGYLGKLRSVTLHAAMPPLGARRAANVAYTADVANGASALTIFTAHYLDMVLHAVGEPREFSAVVARQFDHTTIIETGEVLPVSTPDQVLLSGTLRNGAVLSAHFEAGKRNGGSIRWTLTGTEGDLVVTDDYQLLAARGDGQALEPLPIPERYSWLPLGALDPEAHRMAHVYAGFARDLAEGTRTAPDFTDAVNRYRLLDAIQRSSDTGQRQVWNG, encoded by the coding sequence ATGAGCGGGACACGCACGCAGGGCCGGATTCGGGTGGGAGTCATTGGCGCCAGTTCGAGCGGAGGGTGGGCGATGTACGCGCACCTGCCGGCGCTCCAGGCATTGCCGCAGTTCGAGCTGACCGCGGTGAGCACGACGCGCAAGGCGAGCGCGGAGGAGACGGCGCGGCGCTTCGGGGTGCCGCACGCGTTCGAGGGCGCGGAGGCGCTCGTCACGCACCCGGACGTGGACCTGGTGGTGGTCTCGGTGAAGACGCCGGAGCATGACCGGTGGGTGCGCGCGGCCATCCACGCGGGCAAGCACGTCTTCTGCGAGTGGCCGCTGGGCGCCTCGCTCGCGCAGACCACCGCGCTGCATGCCCTGGCGGAGAAGGCCGGCGTCCGTCACGCCATCGGGTTGCAGCGGCGGTTGGCGCCGAGCGTGCGCTACCTCAAGGACCTCTTGGCGGAAGGGTATCTGGGCAAGCTGCGCTCGGTGACGCTGCACGCGGCCATGCCGCCCTTGGGCGCGCGGCGCGCCGCCAACGTGGCCTACACCGCCGACGTGGCCAACGGCGCCAGCGCGCTGACCATCTTCACGGCCCACTACCTGGACATGGTGCTCCACGCCGTGGGCGAGCCGCGTGAGTTCTCCGCGGTGGTCGCGCGCCAGTTCGACCACACGACCATCATCGAGACGGGCGAGGTGCTCCCGGTGAGCACGCCGGACCAGGTGCTGCTCAGCGGCACGCTGCGAAATGGGGCGGTGTTGTCCGCCCACTTCGAGGCGGGCAAGCGCAACGGCGGCTCCATCCGGTGGACGCTCACCGGCACCGAGGGAGACCTCGTCGTGACGGACGACTACCAACTGCTCGCGGCGCGCGGCGATGGCCAGGCGCTCGAGCCGCTGCCCATCCCGGAGCGCTACTCCTGGTTGCCGCTGGGCGCGCTGGACCCGGAGGCGCACCGCATGGCGCACGTGTACGCGGGCTTCGCGCGCGACCTCGCGGAGGGCACGCGCACCGCGCCGGACTTCACGGACGCGGTGAACCGCTACCGCTTGCTGGACGCCATCCAGCGTTCCTCGGACACGGGGCAGCGTCAGGTCTGGAACGGCTAG
- a CDS encoding efflux RND transporter permease subunit, with amino-acid sequence MKFAHFFVDRPIFAAVLSVLLLIGGGLSLTQLPLSEYPAVAPPTVVVRAAYPGANPGVISETVAAPLEQEINGVEGMLYMSSQATSDGRVSVTVTFAQGVDADLAQVQVQNRVARAQPRLPVEVQRLGLTTEKTSPDILMVVHLVSPEGKLEPLYLSNYAVLQVRDVLQRIPGVGSVAVWGAGEYSMRVWLDPQKLAARKLTANDVVNAIREQNVQVAAGVLGQQPDASAPFQVTVTTQGRLTDEEQFRDVVVRVGADGQVTRVRDVARVELGASSYALHSQLDGKPAVAIGILQASGSNALEVSAAVRAKVAELSQSFPTGMEYQIAYDPTLFVRASIKNVVGTLLEAVFLVVLVVVLFLQTWRASIIPLAAVPVSLVGTAAAMHMLGFSLNTLSLFGLVLSIGIVVDDAIVVVENVERHIELGATPKEAARRAMTEVTGPIIAITSVLTAVFVPTAFLGGLTGQFYRQFALTIAISTLLSAFNSLTLSPALAGVLLRGHHDKKDVLTRFMSWAFGGWLFRPFNRFFEKASSGYVSTVRKLVRISALVLAVYAGLLVLTWVGFNRVPTGFVPMQDKYYLVGIAQLPPAASLDRTDAVVKKMSEIAMAEKGVAHVVAFSGMSINGFVSASNSAVVFTVLDPFEQRTTKDLSASAIAHRLQAKFFTIQDGFAGMFEPPPVPGMGDRAGFKLQLEDRAGLGPDALYAASQSLVQAASAQPELMGLMSSFEVNVPQFRLDVDRVKAKTLGVPLSEVFDSLQIHLGSLYVNDFNRFGRTYQVNVQADAPFRMQPEDIGRLQVRSVQGEMVPLASLVRVVPAFGPDQVPRYNGYPSADLIGMARPGVSSGQAVAAMERIATQTLPAGVGFEWTDLTFQEKRAGKEGLFVFPLAILLAFLILAAQYNSWSLPLAVLLTVPLALLSALVGVWWVGGDNNIFTQIGLVVLVGLAAKNAILIVEFARAQEDEGVDVVQAALEACRLRLRPILMTSIAFIMGVVPLARATGAGAEMRQAMGVAVLAGMLGVTLFGLVLTPIFYIVIRKLSASRPEERTEALAPAVPQAEGH; translated from the coding sequence ATGAAGTTCGCCCACTTCTTCGTAGACCGGCCCATCTTCGCGGCCGTGTTGTCCGTGCTGCTGCTCATCGGCGGCGGCCTGTCCCTCACCCAGCTTCCGCTGAGTGAGTACCCCGCCGTCGCGCCGCCCACCGTGGTGGTGCGCGCGGCCTACCCCGGCGCCAACCCTGGCGTCATCTCCGAGACGGTGGCCGCGCCGCTGGAGCAGGAGATCAACGGCGTCGAGGGCATGCTCTACATGTCCTCCCAGGCCACCAGCGACGGCCGCGTGTCCGTGACCGTCACCTTCGCGCAGGGCGTGGACGCGGACCTCGCGCAGGTGCAGGTGCAGAACCGCGTGGCCCGCGCGCAGCCTCGCCTGCCGGTCGAGGTGCAGCGACTGGGGCTCACGACCGAGAAGACGAGCCCGGACATCCTCATGGTGGTGCACCTCGTGTCGCCGGAGGGGAAGCTGGAGCCGCTGTACCTCTCCAACTACGCGGTGCTCCAGGTGCGCGACGTCCTCCAGCGCATCCCGGGCGTGGGCAGCGTGGCGGTGTGGGGCGCCGGCGAGTACAGCATGCGCGTCTGGCTGGACCCTCAGAAGCTCGCCGCGCGCAAGCTCACGGCCAACGACGTGGTCAACGCCATCCGCGAGCAGAACGTGCAGGTGGCCGCCGGCGTGCTGGGACAGCAGCCGGACGCAAGCGCGCCCTTCCAGGTGACGGTCACCACGCAGGGCCGCCTCACCGACGAGGAGCAGTTCCGCGACGTCGTGGTGCGGGTGGGCGCGGACGGCCAGGTGACGCGCGTGCGCGACGTGGCCCGCGTGGAGCTGGGCGCCAGCAGCTACGCCTTGCACAGCCAGTTGGACGGCAAGCCCGCGGTGGCCATCGGCATCCTCCAGGCCTCGGGCTCCAACGCGCTCGAGGTCTCCGCGGCGGTGCGCGCGAAGGTCGCCGAGCTGAGCCAGTCCTTCCCCACCGGCATGGAGTACCAGATCGCCTACGACCCGACCCTCTTCGTGCGCGCCTCCATCAAGAACGTGGTGGGCACGCTGCTGGAGGCGGTGTTCCTGGTGGTGCTGGTGGTGGTGCTCTTCCTCCAGACGTGGCGCGCCTCCATCATCCCGCTGGCGGCGGTGCCCGTGTCGCTGGTGGGCACGGCGGCGGCGATGCACATGCTGGGCTTCTCGCTCAACACGCTGTCGCTCTTCGGGTTGGTGCTCTCCATCGGCATCGTGGTGGATGACGCCATCGTGGTGGTGGAGAACGTCGAGCGACACATCGAGCTGGGGGCCACGCCGAAGGAGGCCGCGCGCCGCGCCATGACGGAGGTGACGGGCCCCATCATCGCCATCACGTCCGTGCTGACGGCCGTGTTCGTCCCCACCGCGTTCCTGGGCGGCCTCACCGGCCAGTTCTACCGGCAGTTCGCGCTGACCATCGCCATCTCCACCCTGCTGTCCGCCTTCAACTCGCTCACGCTCAGCCCCGCGCTGGCGGGCGTGCTCTTGCGCGGCCACCACGACAAGAAGGACGTCCTCACGCGGTTCATGTCGTGGGCGTTCGGAGGCTGGCTGTTCCGGCCGTTCAACCGCTTCTTCGAGAAGGCCTCGTCCGGCTACGTGAGCACGGTGCGCAAGCTGGTGCGCATCAGCGCGCTCGTCCTCGCCGTCTACGCCGGCCTGCTCGTGCTCACGTGGGTGGGCTTCAACCGCGTGCCCACGGGCTTCGTGCCCATGCAGGACAAGTACTACCTGGTGGGCATCGCCCAGCTTCCTCCGGCGGCCTCGCTCGACCGGACGGACGCCGTGGTGAAGAAGATGTCCGAGATTGCCATGGCGGAGAAGGGCGTGGCCCACGTGGTGGCCTTCTCCGGCATGTCCATCAACGGCTTCGTCAGCGCCTCCAACTCGGCCGTCGTCTTCACGGTGTTGGACCCCTTCGAGCAGCGCACCACGAAGGACCTCTCCGCGTCCGCCATCGCGCACCGGCTGCAGGCCAAGTTCTTCACCATCCAGGACGGGTTCGCGGGCATGTTCGAGCCGCCGCCCGTGCCCGGCATGGGTGACCGCGCGGGCTTCAAGCTCCAACTGGAGGACCGCGCGGGCCTGGGCCCGGACGCGCTCTACGCCGCGAGCCAGTCGCTCGTGCAGGCCGCCTCCGCGCAGCCGGAGCTGATGGGGTTGATGTCCAGCTTCGAGGTCAACGTGCCCCAGTTCCGACTGGACGTGGACCGCGTGAAGGCGAAGACGCTGGGCGTGCCGCTGTCCGAGGTCTTCGACTCCCTGCAGATCCACCTGGGCTCGCTCTACGTGAACGACTTCAACCGCTTCGGTCGCACGTACCAGGTGAACGTCCAGGCGGACGCGCCCTTCCGCATGCAGCCGGAGGACATTGGCCGGCTCCAGGTGCGCAGCGTCCAGGGTGAGATGGTCCCGCTCGCCTCGCTGGTGAGGGTGGTGCCCGCCTTCGGTCCGGACCAGGTGCCGCGCTACAACGGCTACCCCTCGGCGGACCTCATCGGCATGGCGCGTCCGGGCGTCAGCTCGGGTCAGGCCGTGGCGGCCATGGAGCGCATCGCGACGCAGACGCTGCCCGCGGGCGTGGGCTTCGAGTGGACGGACCTCACGTTCCAGGAGAAGCGCGCGGGCAAGGAGGGGCTCTTCGTCTTCCCGCTCGCCATCCTGCTGGCCTTCCTCATCCTCGCGGCCCAGTACAACAGCTGGTCGCTGCCGCTGGCCGTGCTCCTCACCGTGCCGCTCGCGCTTCTCAGCGCGCTGGTGGGCGTGTGGTGGGTGGGGGGAGACAACAACATCTTCACCCAGATTGGTCTGGTGGTGCTGGTGGGCCTCGCGGCGAAGAACGCCATCCTCATCGTCGAGTTCGCTCGCGCCCAGGAGGATGAAGGCGTGGACGTGGTCCAGGCGGCGCTGGAGGCGTGCCGGTTGCGCCTGCGGCCCATCCTGATGACGTCCATCGCGTTCATCATGGGCGTGGTGCCGCTGGCTCGGGCCACGGGCGCTGGCGCGGAGATGCGGCAGGCCATGGGTGTGGCGGTGCTCGCCGGAATGCTGGGCGTGACGCTGTTCGGCCTCGTGCTGACGCCCATCTTCTACATCGTCATCCGCAAGCTGTCGGCGAGCCGGCCCGAGGAGCGGACCGAAGCGCTCGCGCCGGCGGTGCCCCAGGCCGAAGGCCACTGA
- a CDS encoding catalase, whose protein sequence is MARGKSDGVRVHEGSKEEALAKDRSEPAGQRLTTDQGLGVVNTDDSLRVGTRGPTLLEDFHLREKVTRFDHERIPERVVHARGAGAHGYFQVYASQAELTRARFLQDPSVRTPVFVRFSTVVGSRGSADTVRDVRGFAVKFYTDEGNFDLVGNNMPVFFIQDGIKFPDVIHAAKAEPHHEMPQAATAHDSFWDFVSLVPETMHMVMWTMSDRALPRSYRMMEGFGVHTFRLINARGVSRFVKFHWKPVLGAHSLVWDECQTLAGRDPDFHRRDLWEAIEAGHFPEFELGVQVIEEAAAERLGIELLDPTKLVPEELVPVERIGKLTLNRNPTNFFSETEQVAFCVANVVPGIDFTDDPLMQARLFSYLDTQLTRLGGPNFADLPINRPLVPVHNHQQDGFGRRLSNAGRANYHPNSLGGGCPVLASSAQGGYVPHAEHVGGLKARVRGESFADHYSQAGLFFRSLSETEQAHLIDACRFELGKVATREVHERVLGHFAKIDGVLAARVAEGLGLPAPAPAVVPSVSANAVSPALSLENTVKDSIKTRRVAALVAPGVDAAALQGLRKALESQGATLRVIAGHLGSVKDAGGKPLAVDVSAMTTASVEYDAVFIPGGSASVTALSQDARARHFVWEAYRHGKALGVAKEGVELLRACGVNPMAPGVVTDAASGEAKAFVRAFSDAIAKHRHWNRADPGLFPLSAHQN, encoded by the coding sequence ATGGCCAGGGGCAAGTCGGACGGAGTGCGAGTCCACGAAGGCAGCAAGGAAGAGGCGCTCGCGAAGGACCGCTCCGAGCCAGCGGGGCAACGGCTGACCACGGACCAGGGCCTGGGCGTGGTGAACACAGATGACTCGCTGCGCGTGGGCACGCGCGGCCCGACGCTCCTCGAGGACTTCCACCTGCGAGAGAAGGTCACGCGCTTCGACCATGAGCGCATCCCCGAGCGCGTGGTGCACGCGCGGGGCGCGGGCGCGCACGGCTACTTCCAGGTCTACGCCTCACAGGCCGAGCTGACGCGGGCGCGCTTCCTCCAGGACCCTTCCGTGCGGACGCCCGTGTTCGTGCGCTTCTCCACGGTGGTGGGCTCGCGGGGCTCGGCGGACACGGTGCGGGATGTGCGCGGCTTCGCGGTGAAGTTCTACACGGACGAGGGCAACTTCGACCTGGTGGGCAACAACATGCCCGTCTTCTTCATCCAGGACGGCATCAAGTTCCCGGACGTCATCCACGCGGCCAAGGCGGAGCCGCACCACGAGATGCCCCAGGCGGCCACCGCGCACGACTCGTTCTGGGACTTCGTGTCGCTCGTGCCCGAGACCATGCACATGGTGATGTGGACGATGTCCGACCGGGCCCTGCCGCGCAGCTACCGGATGATGGAGGGCTTCGGCGTCCACACCTTCCGCCTCATCAACGCGCGGGGCGTGTCCCGCTTCGTGAAGTTCCACTGGAAGCCCGTGCTCGGCGCGCACTCGCTCGTGTGGGACGAGTGCCAGACGCTGGCGGGCAGGGACCCCGACTTCCACCGCCGCGACTTGTGGGAGGCCATCGAGGCCGGCCACTTCCCGGAGTTCGAGCTGGGCGTGCAGGTCATTGAAGAGGCCGCCGCGGAGCGCCTGGGCATCGAGCTGTTGGACCCCACCAAGCTGGTGCCGGAGGAGCTGGTGCCGGTGGAGCGCATCGGCAAGCTGACGCTGAACCGCAACCCGACGAACTTCTTCTCCGAGACGGAGCAGGTGGCGTTCTGCGTGGCGAACGTCGTGCCGGGCATCGACTTCACCGATGACCCGCTCATGCAGGCCCGCCTCTTCTCGTACCTGGACACGCAGCTGACGCGCCTGGGCGGCCCCAACTTCGCGGACCTGCCCATCAATCGTCCCCTGGTGCCGGTGCACAACCACCAGCAGGACGGCTTCGGGCGGCGCCTCAGCAACGCGGGGCGGGCCAACTACCACCCCAACTCGCTGGGCGGCGGCTGCCCTGTCCTCGCCTCCTCGGCGCAGGGCGGCTACGTCCCCCACGCCGAGCACGTGGGCGGCCTCAAGGCCCGCGTCCGTGGGGAGTCCTTCGCGGATCATTACAGCCAGGCGGGACTCTTCTTCCGAAGTCTGTCCGAAACAGAACAGGCGCATCTGATTGATGCGTGTCGTTTCGAGCTGGGCAAGGTGGCGACACGAGAAGTTCACGAGCGTGTGCTGGGCCACTTCGCGAAGATTGATGGCGTGCTCGCGGCGCGGGTCGCCGAGGGACTGGGATTGCCTGCCCCAGCGCCCGCGGTGGTGCCCTCCGTTTCGGCCAATGCCGTATCACCGGCGCTGAGCTTGGAGAATACGGTGAAGGACAGCATCAAGACGCGGCGCGTCGCGGCGTTGGTGGCGCCGGGGGTGGATGCCGCGGCGCTCCAGGGATTGCGCAAGGCATTGGAGTCCCAGGGCGCGACGCTGCGAGTCATTGCGGGCCACCTGGGCTCCGTGAAGGACGCGGGCGGCAAGCCCTTGGCGGTGGACGTGAGCGCCATGACCACGGCCTCCGTCGAGTACGACGCCGTCTTCATCCCCGGCGGGAGCGCGAGCGTGACGGCGCTGTCACAAGACGCGCGGGCCCGGCACTTCGTCTGGGAGGCGTACCGCCATGGCAAGGCGCTGGGCGTGGCGAAGGAGGGCGTGGAGCTGCTGCGCGCCTGCGGGGTCAATCCCATGGCGCCTGGCGTGGTAACGGACGCCGCCTCCGGAGAGGCCAAGGCCTTCGTGCGTGCGTTCAGTGACGCCATCGCAAAACACAGACACTGGAATCGTGCCGATCCCGGCCTCTTCCCACTCTCGGCCCACCAAAATTAG
- a CDS encoding HTTM domain-containing protein: MTAALDTRGLGRKLAAFVTEPVAPHPLAFFRVGVALVLLAQGWMQADTLVSLFGDQGLLPWGLSEPLASPWVPRVGVLTHALQSVGVSPSQCVTGVLVVYGVALVGLLLGWRTRASAAVAWVVHAVLLNSGALFEHGLEVFAPLSLFYCALMPVGAALSLDKLAGRASSAPSAEATLSLRVLQLHLCLVYLSTGVEKALAPSWQDGTALWATWMQPPLARFDLAWLAFHPGLAKAATWGVLGIELGYAPCVWWKATRAPWVVLTLGMHLATGLVLGLWLPSLLLSVLTFAAFGYLPFTQALTARVQTRAMAAAYQRAP, translated from the coding sequence ATGACGGCCGCCCTCGACACGCGCGGGCTGGGCCGCAAGCTGGCGGCGTTCGTGACGGAGCCCGTGGCCCCGCATCCCCTCGCCTTCTTCCGCGTCGGCGTGGCCCTGGTGCTGCTCGCACAAGGGTGGATGCAGGCGGACACGCTCGTGTCCCTCTTCGGGGACCAGGGCCTCCTGCCGTGGGGCCTCTCCGAGCCGCTCGCCTCGCCGTGGGTTCCCCGCGTGGGCGTCCTCACGCATGCGCTGCAGTCCGTGGGCGTCTCGCCCAGCCAGTGCGTCACCGGCGTGCTCGTCGTCTACGGCGTGGCGCTGGTGGGGCTGCTGCTCGGCTGGCGCACGCGGGCCAGCGCCGCGGTGGCCTGGGTCGTCCACGCCGTGCTGCTCAACAGCGGGGCCCTCTTCGAGCACGGGCTGGAGGTCTTCGCCCCGCTCAGCCTGTTCTATTGCGCGCTCATGCCCGTGGGCGCCGCGCTGTCCCTGGACAAGCTGGCGGGCCGCGCGTCCAGCGCGCCCTCGGCGGAGGCGACACTGTCGCTGCGCGTGCTCCAGCTCCACCTGTGCCTCGTGTACCTGTCCACCGGCGTGGAGAAGGCGCTGGCGCCGTCGTGGCAAGACGGCACCGCGCTGTGGGCGACGTGGATGCAGCCCCCGCTCGCGCGGTTCGACCTCGCGTGGCTCGCCTTCCACCCGGGGCTCGCGAAGGCCGCCACGTGGGGCGTGCTCGGCATCGAGCTGGGCTATGCGCCGTGCGTCTGGTGGAAGGCGACGCGAGCGCCGTGGGTGGTGCTCACGCTGGGGATGCACCTGGCCACGGGACTGGTGCTGGGCCTGTGGCTGCCCAGCCTCCTGTTGTCCGTGCTCACCTTCGCGGCGTTCGGCTACCTGCCCTTCACGCAGGCCCTGACAGCCCGCGTGCAGACCCGCGCGATGGCGGCCGCCTACCAGCGCGCGCCCTAG
- a CDS encoding sulfatase-like hydrolase/transferase has product MMKPSLLARRLLARRHGYAALFVLLFVVVAQLTRIALWVKSARQVSLDSSLVASLFWGLLFDVGAGVLFALPGVVVSTLLPKGLLQGRAARVLAHAGVFVSLFALLFIAAAEWLFWDEFGVRFNFIAVDYLVYTNEVIANIRESYPIPAALTGLGVLAALGTLAVARSGAVGVWLEAPAESWRERLRAGGVWLAVAAVVGLGLDSNLLPSFANNYNRELAKNGVWAIFSAFRNNELEYDQFYLTLPVDDAFRRLHSELAEDPTVSVPSSGARDALHEVRNAGTELRPNVIQITVESLSAEFVGAYNARSKLTPELDRIAQQSLVFDRFYATGNRTDRGMEALTLALPPTPGRSILKRPGNEHLFTLGSVFRTRGYDTAFVYGGYGYFDNMNYFFGENGYRVVDRTAVAKEDVTFSTAWGACDEDLFRWVLREADAADAAKKPFFHFVMTTSNHRPYAYPEGRIDLPPKASGRAGAVKYTDYAVGKFLREASTRPWFKNTVFVIVADHCASSAGSSELPIQRYAIPLMIYAPGGQVAPGHITTLTSQVDYAPTLLGLLNWSYPSRFFGRDVRRIDPAVAGALMGTYQKLALLERGNFAVLKPVRQETQFRYDPKTNALTPRSSDDALLDETIAYYQAASYAFRNGAQSELAAAPRP; this is encoded by the coding sequence ATGATGAAGCCCTCCCTGCTCGCACGCCGACTCCTCGCCCGACGCCATGGCTATGCCGCGTTGTTCGTCCTGCTGTTCGTCGTCGTGGCGCAGCTCACGCGCATCGCGTTGTGGGTGAAGTCGGCGCGGCAGGTCTCGTTGGACTCGAGCCTGGTCGCGTCGCTGTTCTGGGGCCTGCTGTTCGACGTGGGCGCGGGCGTGCTGTTCGCGCTGCCCGGCGTGGTGGTGTCCACGCTGCTGCCCAAGGGGCTGCTTCAGGGGCGAGCGGCGCGGGTGCTCGCGCACGCGGGCGTGTTCGTCTCGCTCTTCGCGCTGCTGTTCATCGCGGCGGCGGAGTGGCTGTTCTGGGACGAGTTCGGCGTGCGCTTCAACTTCATCGCGGTGGACTACCTCGTCTACACGAACGAGGTCATCGCCAACATCCGCGAGTCCTACCCCATCCCGGCCGCGCTGACCGGGCTCGGGGTGTTGGCGGCGCTGGGCACGCTGGCCGTGGCCCGCTCCGGGGCGGTGGGGGTGTGGCTGGAGGCTCCAGCGGAGTCCTGGCGTGAGCGCCTGCGCGCGGGCGGCGTGTGGCTGGCGGTGGCGGCGGTGGTGGGCCTGGGGCTGGACTCGAACCTGCTGCCCAGCTTCGCCAACAACTACAACCGCGAGCTGGCGAAGAACGGCGTGTGGGCCATCTTCTCCGCCTTCCGCAACAACGAGCTGGAGTACGACCAGTTCTACCTGACGCTGCCCGTGGACGACGCCTTCCGTCGGCTGCACTCGGAGCTGGCCGAGGACCCCACGGTGTCCGTGCCGTCATCGGGCGCGCGCGATGCGCTGCACGAGGTGCGCAACGCGGGCACCGAGCTCAGGCCCAATGTCATCCAAATCACCGTGGAGAGCCTGAGCGCCGAGTTCGTGGGCGCCTACAACGCGCGCTCCAAGCTGACGCCGGAGTTGGATCGCATCGCGCAGCAGAGCCTCGTCTTCGACCGCTTCTACGCCACGGGCAACCGCACGGACCGAGGCATGGAGGCGCTCACGCTGGCGCTGCCGCCCACGCCGGGCCGCTCCATCCTCAAGCGCCCGGGCAACGAGCACCTCTTCACGCTGGGCAGCGTGTTCCGGACGCGGGGCTACGACACGGCCTTCGTCTACGGGGGCTACGGCTACTTCGACAACATGAACTACTTCTTCGGCGAGAACGGCTACCGCGTGGTGGACCGCACCGCCGTGGCGAAGGAGGACGTCACGTTCTCCACCGCGTGGGGCGCCTGCGACGAGGACCTCTTCCGCTGGGTGCTGCGCGAGGCCGATGCCGCGGACGCCGCGAAGAAGCCGTTCTTCCACTTCGTGATGACCACGTCGAACCACCGGCCGTACGCGTACCCCGAGGGCCGCATCGACCTGCCGCCCAAGGCGTCCGGCCGCGCTGGCGCGGTGAAGTACACCGACTACGCGGTGGGCAAGTTCCTGCGTGAGGCGTCCACCCGGCCGTGGTTCAAGAACACCGTCTTCGTCATCGTCGCGGACCACTGCGCCAGCTCCGCCGGCAGCAGCGAGCTGCCCATCCAGCGCTACGCCATCCCGCTCATGATTTACGCGCCCGGTGGTCAGGTGGCCCCCGGCCACATCACCACGCTGACGAGCCAGGTGGACTACGCGCCCACGCTGCTGGGGCTCCTCAACTGGAGCTACCCGAGCCGCTTCTTCGGCCGGGACGTGCGCCGCATCGACCCCGCCGTGGCGGGCGCCTTGATGGGCACGTACCAGAAGCTCGCGCTGCTGGAGCGCGGCAACTTCGCCGTGCTCAAGCCCGTGCGCCAGGAGACGCAGTTCCGCTACGACCCCAAGACGAACGCGCTCACCCCGCGCAGCTCGGATGACGCCCTGCTGGACGAGACCATCGCGTACTACCAGGCGGCCAGCTACGCGTTCCGCAACGGCGCGCAGTCCGAGCTGGCCGCGGCCCCCCGCCCCTGA
- a CDS encoding transglycosylase SLT domain-containing protein: MKANPQIKNADLIYAGKKLNIPGSKDEFVGGNQGLKGDKGTGGTKGTQGTQSGAPVGDVPKGQVGDWIKEATKILTAAGVPADKMNPQDIAAIIQHESSGNPNAQNNWDSNAKKGTPSIGLMQTIQPTFDSYKLPGHNNIRNPVDNIIAGVRYSIARYGSVSNVPGIKAMRTGGAYVGY; the protein is encoded by the coding sequence ATGAAGGCCAATCCGCAGATCAAGAACGCGGACCTCATCTACGCCGGCAAGAAGCTCAACATCCCTGGCAGCAAGGATGAGTTCGTTGGCGGCAACCAGGGCCTGAAGGGCGACAAGGGCACGGGCGGGACGAAGGGCACGCAGGGCACCCAGAGCGGTGCTCCGGTGGGCGACGTCCCGAAGGGCCAGGTGGGCGATTGGATCAAGGAGGCGACGAAGATCCTCACCGCCGCGGGCGTGCCGGCCGACAAGATGAACCCGCAGGACATCGCGGCCATCATCCAGCACGAGTCGAGTGGCAACCCGAACGCGCAGAACAACTGGGACTCGAACGCGAAGAAGGGCACGCCCTCCATCGGCCTGATGCAGACCATCCAGCCGACGTTCGACTCGTACAAGCTGCCGGGCCACAACAACATCCGCAACCCGGTGGACAACATCATCGCGGGCGTCCGGTACTCCATCGCGCGCTACGGCTCGGTCTCGAACGTGCCGGGCATCAAGGCGATGCGCACGGGCGGCGCCTACGTGGGCTACTGA